Genomic segment of Falco peregrinus isolate bFalPer1 chromosome 5, bFalPer1.pri, whole genome shotgun sequence:
CCTCTTGTCCGGATCAGCATCTGCCAGCCGGGATCTGCAGCGTTTCTTCTCCGTGCCCGGCTGGCTAGCAAAAGGCAGCATGGCCTGGCGGGGTTACGTGGCCGTGCCTTTGCGTGCAAGCCCGTTCATGACTCCTGCCATGGGAGGGACCATCTCCAAAAAGTGCTGTGGGCAGTGGTGCGGGCTCAGCTTGCTGACCGGCAGGGCGAGCGGTGCTGGGCACAGAATCGCTGTGGAAAGGGGAGACGGGAGCGTGGGGCGGGCTGGACGTCAGAGTCACCCTGGTTCTCCTGTGTTGGCACCGTGCTGCCACCGCTCCCCGGTGTCCCAGCTTCAGAGGTGCATttccagcagcaccccagcgAGGCCAGGGGGGTGACGGGTGGCTAGCGCAGCCAAGAGCcccccaggctctgctcccctcccacGCCACGTGCCTCCCGTGGGACCCAGCTCCTTTCCCGGGCTCTGCTTCCCCATCTGCGACATGCAGGGACTGTTGGCAGCTTTGTGAAGGATTTGGGAAAGTTGCTGTTTATGCAAGATGCTGGGATGCTTGAAGGGGAGATCCAGGGAAGGATGAAATACAGCAGCTCTCCTCCCTGGCAAAACGCGGCGGGTGTTTCAGCGCTGGGAGGATGCGCGGGGAGACCACAGGCCCCAGTTTCTGGGCCAGCCCGAGCATCTGCAAACTTGCAGTGGATTGCTGAGGCCGCCGTGAATCCTCTTGTTATTTCTGAGacctgggctgctgctctctgctcttctctgccCATCACGCTGCATCCTTTGAGGCTGGCCCAGCTGCCTCCGCCCAGCTCTCCGAGTCGCAGCAGAGCCAGAAACTCCTGAAGTTGGTCGCGCAGATTGATCTGATCGCTGAAGTATCTGCCTGCGCGTCTTGGCTCTGGCACGATCTTCTTCCTCTCTGGCCCGAGGCGCGGagcccagcctccctgcctcGCTTTTCCCGGTGTCTGGAGAAGAAGCAGCGAAGGTGTGATGTGCTTGCCTCCTGCAGTGTGGTTGCAAGTATGAATTAATTACTGTTTGCAGAGAGGTGGGAAGAAGCACCCGGCAAGAGGGGAGGTGAGATACAATGGAGGTGCAACATCTTCTGCCCCTGGCCCTGTCCTGGTGCGTCCTGTGCCGTTCGCCTGCAGCGAAGGGGAGCGTGAGGGCTGTAACGCTGGGTCGGAgcctgggagatgctgcagagctggggaagaggCAAGGCAACATCTTTCTGCAACGGGTAGCAGGCTCCAGAGGGCTGGGCATGAGGCATCAGCTGGCTCCTGGGCTGCGGAGGCTGTGACAAACACGGTCCTCCTGGTTAATGCCATCAGAGGCTCCTGCTTGGGTTTTTGTAGCTCCGAGCggggcactgcagctgcagagctccttGGGCATACGGAGACGTGGCCTGGCCAAGGGGATCAGCTGGCTTTGCCTGTATTAGGTGGAGGAGGCAACCTTCCGTCGGAGCAGGTGCTGGACGTGCCGGGGACCAGCGAGGGGGTGAGCTGCACcaggtctcttctccctgggCTGGGGAACGGCCGGAGCGCAGAGTATGGGGAGGCACTTCCCAGCCTGTGCTCTGTGGGTCTGCGTGGGCTCCTGCGACGCTCGCAGCCCTGATCCAACTGGGGCTCCTGGCAGGGGGCAATGTCCTCTTTGGTGGTGCCCAGGGGGCCTTCAGGGGGCACAGCCTCCATCACCGCATCATCCCGGGGAGAATCCTCTGGGATTCTGTTTCTTGTCCAAAACTGACGACTTCCCAgcccaagggcaggtgggatGGTGCAGCCGGGGCACCGTGGCTCTGCAAGGCGGCTTTGCGGAGCAGAACGTGCCGGCAGCTGCACGGGGTGGGCAGAgggtggctgggagctggtggcagtgggaggAAGAGTGTGGAGACAGGAGGGTTTGAGAGGAGCAGCCGGCTCACACTCTCCCATTGGTGCCgtctctgcaggcagagctgggtgacgatgtgaggggctggggctcgGTGGGGTTGCACATGCTTGAGACCCCCAGAATGGGAATGTTGGCTCGCAGCTGAGCACGGCCGTGGGTTGTGACGAACTTGGCCCCACAGGGACTCTCAGCTCTGTAACGTGGGGACTGAGCCACCCCCGGGCCCTGTGAGACCCAGGCTGTGGCGTTGAGAAGGGTCTGTTGGGGCTGCCCCCCATCCCCCGTCCCCTCACcctgcttttgggtttttggtttggatctgaaaagtgattttaaagCTGTCTTGTTCATAGCCGTGTAGCAAAGTCTGGCACCTTGTCTTCCTCCCCTCTCGTCATTAACGCTGCGTGCTGGCCCTCGGCAAGGTTAGGACCTGGGGATGCCAACCGTAGGACGTGGGGATGCCAACCACTGCCACTTGGCTGAGGTGAGGTGCTGGGTCCGGCGGTGCCAGGGCGAGGTGGTGGGTTTGCCGGCAACGCCTGGTGGCCCCCGCTCCAGCCCCATTCCGGTGGGATGGATGGTGGTGCCACAGCAGCATATCATGGGGATGCAGCCATCTGCGATGATGTGCTCAGGTTGGGGCTTGTGGGGACGTGACTGAAATACCTCGTACTGGTGTGGATCGTTCCTCCAGTTGCAGGTTGCTGGTTAAACCGCCTGTGCTGTGCGGTTTGGGTACATCTGGCTTTCGGGGGGCTTGGGCATGGTGTGACAGCGTTGTGGGCAGGTTGTACTGCGGTGACGGGGTGTCCTCACCAGGTCCTGGTGTTGCAGACCTGTTGCTCACTGTGCCGGGGGCAGGTTAGGTGCTTCGTTGAACGCTACCCCGGGGGGGCTGCGCATCCTTCCCGGTCCGGGCGTTTGGGACCTGCTGCTTCCCGAGGGTCCCCGTGGCCGAGGGGTGGCTGGGGGATGGGGTGGTCCTGGCTTGGCCCCCACCACATCCCTGACGCAGCCATCTGGGAGCCCTCGCCGGGGTGTTGCAGTGATGGAGGCTCCGAGCGCGGTTCCTGGTGCAGATGCCAGCACGTGGCCTCGGGCAAGCAACTTCCCCGGTGGCTGCCTCCTGTGCCATGAGGTTTCCCTGCGTGGTTCtgcgggcaggcaggggggcgAGCCAGCACCCCCACTGCCGTCCTCTTTTACGCCAGGATTAGAAAAACCAGCTCTGACCCACAGTGCGATTTGCTGTGCCATGGGTGgccccagcagcatctggcaGCCGCGGGTCGTGTGTGTTTTTCCTGCCCTGCTTGTCTGAGGAGAGTGGAGCTGGCCCAGCCGGGCACCCCTTTAGTTTTTAACCCAGGTTTCCGGCTTTGCCCCTAGGAAGGGCTGGCAAGGAGCAGCAGGATATGCTCTTCCTCCATTTTGTGCTGCCGTAGCATCAGTTCGGTCCCACCAGTGCAGCCGGCGTGGTGGAGTGGGGCGAGGAAAAGCCTCGCTGTGCCATGTCCCCCATGGGACACGCTCCCAGGCAACTCCTGTTTGCAGCTCCTGGCGGCTGCCGATACCTTGGGATCTTGGAATTGCGGCTTCCTGCTGCGAAGGGCAAATTTTGGACCTCGGGTGCGAGGCTGGTGTGCAGGGCAGCACCGGCAGAGCCCCGTGGTGGCTCCCAGGGCGGCTGCCCTTGCCCGCTGCCACCACACTCATCCCAGTTTGCCAAGCAGGGGGAGAGCTTATAGCAGGTACCAGAATAAATCGGGGAGGAAAACATGGGAGTTGGAGGCACCTCGCTCTGGACAGCCTCTAGAAGCTGGcacacacttaaaaaaaaaaaaaaaaaaatcactttcgATGGTTGCTGGTTGTGCCCCAGTGACTGGGCTATTGCTTTCCCCACCATCTGCCCCCAGCCACAAATACACCTTCCAGTTGTTGTCCTAAATTAGGAGAAGCCTGGACAAACCCTTCTCCACCCACATTCCTGCTCCGTGCGTCCCCGCAGCCGCTCGGTGGCTTCCCCAGCTCTGGGGAACGGGCAGCATCGTGTGTCCCcagtccccagccctgcctggccaggcTCGCACCGAGGGTCAGACATGGGCTTGTCCCGCTGCCCCAAGCTGGGAGCAAATCCTTGGGGCAAGGCAGGGTGGACGTTGCTTTGATTGCATCAAGTGCTTGGAGGTGGCTTTCCAACGTCACGTGCTTGGAGGTGGCCTTCCAACGCTGCCAGCCTGGCTTGTAAGAAATCCGGAGGGTTTTCCCCCCGTCGGAGGGAGATCTCAGCCCCCCAGGTCtgtctggctgctgctctgcctgctccgtCCCAGACTGCCCCTCCCGTCCGCCTGTCGCCATCCCGGgaccctgcaggcagcagcagggtgggtgtagggctgcagcatcccagggctgctctccaggtTTTTTGGAGGCAGTGTCCAGAGAGGCTGGTGTCCTGCTCTCAGAGGGGTTAGCTCTTCCAAAGAGCCGGGCTGTGCCCCCTGGGACAGCTGCAACTCGCTTATTTTGgcaggttttttatttcttgttcttcatGATGCTTCATACCCCGGTAAATGCCCTGCGCTGGGGTCCGCAGGAGGAGTGTGCCCCCCGTGCTCCCAGCTGGTAGCGAGCATGGGTTGCTTTGCCTGACTAGGACAGACATCCCTGAGTGCCATGTGCCACCCCCTTGGCCGGGTCCCTTCAGCCTTCCAGggctttcccttctccagctggaagagcagccctgcccttcCTCCAGGAGTGtctgggaagaggaggagcagcGCCCAGAGCGAGCCCTTGAGCCCTTTGCAGAGGAGCCGGCCAGGGCTTGTGGCTGCCGGGACCGAGCTCTCCACGCCGGCGTGTGGCTCTTGGCTCgtggggctctgctggggcagcCTCCAGCCCCCCAGGCTCCCTACTTTGCTTTGGTTAAAGctcagggtggggggtgggaggcagggggggtcACTCACCCTCGTGTGCCGGGAGCGGAGGGCAGCCGGTGGTGCTGAGCTCCTGGCTCATGTGGATTTAATTAAGCGCATGCACAGGAGCGGGCAGAGCGGATGCAATTAGCAAGGCTGGGGTtgcggggagcagggctgcaccGGCGGGCGAGGGCAGTGGCAGCCACCCTGGCGTGGGCAGGAGCCTTTGGCCAGCTGGGCACTGCAGGGACTTGCCCACGGAGCCCAGCTTGCCCACGGGAGAAGAGGGGCAGGGGCTTGCCCAGGGTTCTGCGAAgtgaaggcagagctggcagcccaGTCCCgctctcctgcagcccagcctgggctctgcctgctgaaTCATGTTCCTGGGGCGGAGGAAGCAGGTCTTTCCAGTACGGGGAGAGCCGGTGTCCTGTGagcacccctgccccagcctcgCTGCCCTGGGCTTCCCtccctgggggcagggagggggcggcgggggggctgtGCCGCCCGGCTGCAGGGTGCCCCGGCTCCGTTGCTGCTGCCGTCggggtgcagctggggctgttcctcgGGTTTAGCTGGTGGTGAGAGGTGCCGGCACACCTGCAGGATCCCACTTCCCTGCCATCCTGCACCTCCTTGAACACCTTTCATGTAAACCCAACTCCCCCTCCCCACAACAGCCCAGGAGGTGCCCCTGTGGCTGCTGGCCCCGGCCCCTCTGCCCACGTGTGATCGCAGCCCCCCGGAGCCAGGCTGCACCCTGCATCCCGCAGGTCCTCAGTCCCCGCTGCggcacagggcaggcagtggcagagggTCACGCTGGAGCCTGGCATGGTGCAGCGCCCCAGCACCACACTGCAAGCCCCTGGCTGCCTTTGAAGCAGGGGGGACCCCCTTGCTCCAGGGGTGTCGGTGCTGCAGGTGCAGAACCCAAGGGACCCGCTGGTCCTGCATCTCACTGTCCCGGGCAGGGGGTCCCTGCGCAGTCTCCGCTTTGACGtgtcattttattttccccttctccttgctctgcaggctgcaaaaTCAAAGCTCTACGTGCCAAGACCAACACATACATCAAGACGCCAGTCAGGGGCGAGGAGCCCGTTTTCATCGTgactgggaggaaggaggacGTGGAGATGGCGAAAAGGGAGATCCTCTCGGCCGCCGAGCACTTCTCCATGATCCGGGCGACGCGCAACAAAGTGAATGGTCTGACAGGAGCGATGCAGGGCCCCCCCAACCTGCCGGGACAGACCACCATCCAGGTGAGGGTCCCGTACcgggtggtggggctggtggtggggcCCAAGGGAGCCACCATCAAGCGGATCCAGCAGCAGACGCACACCTACATCGTGACGCCCAGTCGGGACAAGGAGCCTGTCTTCGAGGTGACGGGCATGCCCGAGAACGTGGACCGGGCGAGGGAGGAGATCGAGGCGCACATCACCATGAGGACAGGCTCCTTCATCGATGTCAACGCCGACAACGACTTCCACTCCAATGGCACCGACGTCTGCCTCGACCTGCAGGGCAGCACGGCCAGCCTGTGGGCCAAggccccccaccctgcccaccgCCCCTCGGCCGCCCTCCGCAACGACAGCctcagctccctgggcagcgcCTCCACCGAGTCCTACTACAGTGGGCGGGTGGCGGAcgccagccccaccagcccctaCAGCACCAGCAGTGGCTTCACCTTCAGcgagcccccggccccgctgggCTCGGAGGAGTGCGACTTCGGCTTCGACTTCCTGGCCCTCGACCTCACGACGCCCACCACCATCTGGTCGCCCTTCGAGCGCTCGGCTAACCCCTTGCAagccttcagcagctgctcctccatCAACGGCTCGCAGAGACGCAACAGCAGCGCGGCCACACCGCGCCACTCGCCCACCCTCCCCGAGAGCGGCGGCGTGGCCCTGGACCACCCCTTAGCCCGCCGCATCCAGAGCGACCCCGTCAGCACCTTGTCCTGGCTGCCCACCCAGGGCTCgctctcctccttctccaacAGCACCGGctactcctcctcctcctcctccctgcccggCAGCATCTCCGCTGCCTCGGGCTCGCCCACCGACTCCAGCAGCTCTGACGGGCACCGCAAGAGCTCCCGCGAGTGCATGGTGTGTTTCGAGAGCGAGGTGATCGCCGCCTTGGTGCCCTGTGGCCACAACCTCTTCTGCATGGAGTGCGCCATGCGCATCTGCGGCAAAGCTGAGCCCGAGTGCCCCGCGTGCCACACTCCCGCCACCCAAGCCATCCACATCTTCTCCTAGCCGTCTCCGGCTCGCCCGagcatccctcccctcccccccaacaCAGCTTTTTAAGGACTTGAAAACTGTTGAAATCaacctttttatttaataacGGATCCGATGGGCgcacggggtggggggggggcaggagaggctgctgcttgctggctGGAGAGGCGGAGAGGGCAGGacggtggggcgggggggggtggccGAAAGCCGGGGGGTcgggagggatgggggagaagGGGCCGACGAGGACGATGAGGAAGAAGGGGTGTGAAACTGCAGAGAAGAGGAAACTCCGATGTTTACAGAATAGCTTTAACTCTTTGCCCAGCTGTGGCGGCTGGGAGGAGGAAGCCCAGCTGTTCTTCACCAGTCCTTCCCAAATAACAGTATTCAGTTTGCAAagttaaataaacagaaagaaaaggtccGGTTGCACTTTTTATTTGAGGACACGCAAGggttgtcttttatttttttaaaatcattctattattattataatttttttggtCGTCgtctttctttttgtatgtAGTTATTTTTTTGGATGATTCTTGACAGTTCTATGAatacgtatatatatatattattttttttgtaacgCAGGTCTATCTTCTATTTTGCCAATGTGAAGACTGCCCGAAAAACATGCGATGAGAGGCTGGGGGGGCATGGCTGGGGGGGCCAGGCCAGGCgggggggatggagggggcACAGTTACC
This window contains:
- the MEX3D gene encoding RNA-binding protein MEX3D, with the translated sequence MPGSIYQPEGGQPARGPPRCLALLSPPPPAGQDPPPEPEPGREREAPPPPAQDEAAALRFALDQLSLLGLEEAGERGRRAAEAGGAGPAEPEAAAGGLQVRERGGGGSPPAPGPASPPAAFGNFAPHLAPAGALLAEPLGAPGSRKKSVNMTECVPVPSSEHVAEIVGRQGCKIKALRAKTNTYIKTPVRGEEPVFIVTGRKEDVEMAKREILSAAEHFSMIRATRNKVNGLTGAMQGPPNLPGQTTIQVRVPYRVVGLVVGPKGATIKRIQQQTHTYIVTPSRDKEPVFEVTGMPENVDRAREEIEAHITMRTGSFIDVNADNDFHSNGTDVCLDLQGSTASLWAKAPHPAHRPSAALRNDSLSSLGSASTESYYSGRVADASPTSPYSTSSGFTFSEPPAPLGSEECDFGFDFLALDLTTPTTIWSPFERSANPLQAFSSCSSINGSQRRNSSAATPRHSPTLPESGGVALDHPLARRIQSDPVSTLSWLPTQGSLSSFSNSTGYSSSSSSLPGSISAASGSPTDSSSSDGHRKSSRECMVCFESEVIAALVPCGHNLFCMECAMRICGKAEPECPACHTPATQAIHIFS